CGGGCAGAAATAAAATAACCTGCGTGGACGACAAAGGTCGCAAGGAGCAGATTTATATTATGGCTAAGTATTTGTAGAAATTGACTTTCATTGGTTTTGCCGTTTCTCTATCCCTTTGTTTAGAGCTGTTTTCTCTTTCTATAAGTGTGGATTGCGCCCCCGGATGTTATTAGGGTCATTGAGTATTGGCTTAGTTCAATTTCTTTTTCATATAGTTTGACCATTTTTACCTGAAATTGCATGATACCACCATTCTCTTGTTGGTGGCAGTTTTAATTCCCCGTCTGACTGTTAAAAAAACTAACAATTTTATTTTCGTACTCAGCCTTATGTTTAGATTTCATCAATGAAGCATGATTAGCCTCTTCAACTGTCCATAACTCGGTCGGAACAGGGCTGTTGTTGTGAAACACACGACCCATTGCAACAGTCGCAACATCATCACTTTTTGAATAGATGAGCAATAAGGATTTTAATTTCTTAGCTTCTTTAATTCTTTCCTGCATGTTATATTCTTTTTTGTACTTTGGAAAAAAGAAATAAAAGGCTTTTAGCAGTTTGTATGGAATAGGATACTTTATCCAAAAATCTTCCAAAGAGGTTGCTGCACTTTCTACAATTGCAAATTCAAAAGGATGAGTATCATAGGCAAAAGAAACGGTTGCCCATTGACCTCCAAGCGAAATTCCAAAATATCCGATGGGAAGATGAGGGGTTAATTTCAAAGCTTCGTTTCCTATGGCAAGAATATCTTCAAAATATGAAAAATTCCCGTTTGTACTTTCTCCAAAACCATTGATGTCAAAAATCAGGGTATTAAATCCGTTTTCTCTCAATAACTGCGTATAACCATTTTTAAGAAAATATCCTTTGGCTTCTTTAC
This is a stretch of genomic DNA from Sphingobacteriales bacterium. It encodes these proteins:
- a CDS encoding alpha/beta hydrolase, with the translated sequence MYKLLKKPMFGRFMVKWQNPLTPESQKEWQKIQAKSKTGGTIYGLFAKAVTDQEKATIVLGHPMGKEAKGYFLKNGYTQLLRENGFNTLIFDINGFGESTNGNFSYFEDILAIGNEALKLTPHLPIGYFGISLGGQWATVSFAYDTHPFEFAIVESAATSLEDFWIKYPIPYKLLKAFYFFFPKYKKEYNMQERIKEAKKLKSLLLIYSKSDDVATVAMGRVFHNNSPVPTELWTVEEANHASLMKSKHKAEYENKIVSFFNSQTGN